The DNA window GCCACCACCCGGTCCGCCCGCTCCCGGGCCAGGCGCAGCAGGCTGCCGTGCCCGGCGTGCAAATAGCCCATGGTCGGCACCAGTCCGGTCACCACCCCGCAACGCGCCCACTCCCGGCAGCGCGTCCGGATTTCCCCGGGATCGCTTACGATATCCAAAACACACCTCCGCCGCGCTCGCGGCCTGGCCACCCATCGGGGTGGAGGGCAACGTCGGCCATGACATTGCCGTTCCATCCGTGTAAGGTGCCTACCTGCCAAACGCCAATTGCAAATCCCGGCTGGAGAAAGACATGCCCCTGCGAAACTGGTCTCTGCCCTGCCTGATCGTCGCCCTATCGCTGCTTGTGGGCAACAGCACCTTTGCGGCCCCGGCCAAACAGGAACAAACGGAACAACCGCCCACCTTTTCCGCCAGACAGCTTCTGCCGGAGAAAATCCTCGCCGGCCCCAATTATACCGTCGACGACAAGGTCGTCAACGACGGCTACATGAACACGTACAGCATCCATACCCCCAAGGGCGACCTGCACGCGGAGTCCACCTCGCTCCTGTATACCCGCATCCAGGAACTGCAAGCCGCCGCCGCCATGGACCAGGTCAACAAGGGCGCGGAAATCGGCAAATCCGTGGGCCAGGCCGGCGTGAACGCCGTCAAGGGCGTCTTCAACCTCCTGACCAAGCCCGGCGAAACCCTCTCCGGCGTGGGCAAATCCTTCTCCCGCGCCTCGGCCGCCTCCAAGGAACAGCGCCCCAGCGACGACAAGGGCACCGTGGGCGAAATGCTCGGCTACAACAAGGCCAAACGCCAGTACGCCAAGGCCTACGGCGTGGACCCCTACTCCAAGAACCCCGTGCTTCAGGACAGCCTCAACCGGCTGGCCGGCGCCGGCTTTTTCGGCTCCTTCACGGCCACGGCCGCCATCCCCGGCGGCGCGGCCCTGGCCGTCATGGGCAATGTCTCCGGCGCCCCGGAAAGCCCCGTGGACGTCTCCATCCCGCCCGAGGACCTTTTTGGCGCCAACCGCGAACGTCTCAAGGCCATGGGCGCCACCGCCGACACCGCCGACCTGCTCGTGGAAAACACCCACTACAGCCCCATCGAACAGACCCGGCTCGTCCTGGCCCTGGACCGCCTGCACGGCGTGGCCGACCGCTCGCTGTTCATAAACCTGTCCATCCTGGCCGACAACGACGAAATCGCCTGGTTTCGCACCCGCACGGCCGAACTCTACGCCAACTGCAACGCCACCGGCTATCCGCTGTCGCGCTTCGTCAAGCTGGGAAAATTCCTCGGCGCCATGACCACCTCGGGCGGCCTGCTCATCGCCTATCCCCTGGATTACCTGCCCTGGACCCCGGACATGGCCGGCATCGCCAAAACCATGGCCGCAACGGCCGCCTCGCTCAAGGCCGCCTCCAAGACCCTCGTCGTCTCCGGCGAGGTCAGCCCGCTGGCCGCCAAGATGCTCAAGGCCGGCGGCTGGAACGTCGTCACCCTGCGCGAGGGCCTGCGCTGACCGGCCCGCCGTCGCGCCGCCCGAGCTTCCCGACCGCGCCCACTCCCACCCCGTCACCGGGGGGATCATCCCCCCGGTGACGGGCCTGGACGGCGCCCCGGTCTTCACTATCCGCGCCAATCGACCAGCCAGTTCGTCCGCTCCAGGTCCGCCGCCGTGCGGCGCACGGCCACCCGGGACAGGTGCGCCGTTTCCGGGGTCAGGTAACCGGCCGCGCCAACGGCCTTGATCGCGGCCAGGGCCGCCTTCCAGGCGGGAACGAGGCCCGACGGCGCCGCGGCCAGGGTCTGCCGGCCGGCCTCGGCATCGGTGTAAAAGGCCCGCCAGAAGTCGGCGGCGGATATCCAGAGCATGTCCCCCCGGCGCGTTTTGGAAAAGCCCAGGGCGGCCAGCCCCGGCCAGTTGGCGGCCACGGGCCCGGCCAGGGTGTCGGCCAGGACGGCGGCAAAGGCGTCGGCGTTGGCCAGCAGGTATTTGCGCAGGTCGTTGTAGGCCTCGACCACGCCCTGCAGGCGTTCGGACACGGCGTCCATGGACCGGGTGACGGCCAGCGGCAGGTCGCCGCCGGTTTCCCCCGCCGCTTCCAGGTCGAGCCGCCCCGATTGCAGGGCGTAGACGTTGTTTTCCGATGGGATGCCCCGGCCGTTGACCGTGATCCGCCCATCCTGGCCGGGCAGGCTGGTATCGAGCCCCAGGCCGCGCAGCAGGCCCGTCGGGCCGTCGGTCAGGGTCAGGGACTCGCCCAGGCGGCGGTTGACCAGGACCAGGGTGGCCGTATCCGCCAGCATGGGCAGGCGCGTTCGGGGCACGGCGTAGGAGGGAACCTCGCTTTGCCGGGTCGCGGCCGCCGCCCGGCTGGTGGAAAGCGCCACGGCCCGGGCGACATTGCCGAGCACGTCCTTCCAGGTATCCCCCGCGGACACGCCCACGGACAGGACCTGGCCCGTATAGCGCGTGGCCAGCCCCAGGGCGGCGAGCAGCCCGCCGGAGCCGTCGGCCAGGGTCAAGCCCTGGCCCTCAAAGCCGCTGGTCGTCTCGACGGTGAGCACCCGGCCGGTTGTCGTTGCGGCGCGTGCGTTCGTGGCGGGTACGGCGACCGTGTGCGACGACGCCGTGACCCCGGGCAGGGAATAGCCCGCGCTGCCGACGAGCTCGGTCGCCGTGCCGCCGGCCGCCCAGACCGAGGCCTGGCTGCCGTTTATTGTCGCGGTCACGGCGTTTTGAACGTCGCCCCAGGTCCAGCCGGCCTTGACGGTGACGGCAAGCTGCCGCGAAGCCTGGCCGATGCCGGCCGTGAAGGTGTAGGTTCCCGGGGCGAGGGTCGTTTTCGCCTCGGGGTCAAAGGCGTTGGAGACGTAGGACTCGGTTTGCGCTCCCGTGCCCGTGGCCACGGCGAAATGGTGCAGCCCGGCGGCCAGGGTCGTGGCCGCGCCGGGGTCGTAGGCCGTGGAATGGAAAAAGGTCGGCTGGGCCAGGCGGTCGACGGACACGGCATACACGGACGGCCGTGCCGCCTCGGCCACCGCCGGCACGGCCGCCAAGCCCAGGCGGGTCATGAGGTCGCCCGTGACGTCGCCCACGGCCACGTCCTGTTCCCGGCGCAGCGCATTGACGGACAGGGCCAGGACGGTTCCGGTGGCCGCCAGGGACGGGTCCAGGCTGAACGGTGCCTGGGACCGGGCCACCGAGGCCCGGACCGAGAGGTCGGCCGAGCCGTTTATGGCCTTGGCCACCTTGCCGAGCACCGTGCCCCAGGTATCGTTTTTCCCGACGCCAACCGAGAAATCCTCGCGCACTCCGCCCTGGGCCACGGCGAAGCGGTAGCTGCCGGCGGGAATCCCCGAGGCGGCGATGGCGCTCTTGCCGTCCGAAAAAAATTTGACGGGATTTTCCGCCTGGCCGGCATCCGCGGTCGCGGCCGCGAGCCGGCCGGCCAGGCCGGCGTCCGGCGCCACCAGGCGGGCGTTGTTAGCCGAGGAGGCGTCCGAGGGCCAGGCAAAGCGGGACAGGGCCTTTTCGAAACGGGCCAGCCGCGCCGTCAGTCCGGCCGTCAGGGAATCGACGAGGCCGGCCCCGTCCGAACCCGCCCGCGAATCGGCCGTCCCCCCGCCGGGCAGGCGCGCACGCGGCGCGGGCGAGGCCGCCGCGACGGATTCACCCTTGGCCAGCCTCAGGCTGGTGAAATAGATGTCGCTTATGCCCCCGGCCATCGCTTGCGTACTCCACGCCAACCAGGCAAAGCCCGCTTGCCGGCGCGGTCGGCGGCGCAAGCCTTCTTTGCCCCATCGTCAGTACGGATCGGATGTCCTCGGGGGAAACTTTACCGCGCCCCACTTCCACCAGGGCGCCCATGAGGTTGCGCACCATCTGCTTGAGAAAGCCCTCGGCCCGGAACTCCCAGGCCATCTCCTGGGGCGAAGGCGAGGCGACGCGGCTGACGGACCGGACCAGGCGGCTGGTCGAGGCCGGGTCGGAGCCGGCGTTGCAGAAGGCGGCGAAATCGTGGAAGCCAGCGAAGAGCCCGGCGCAGGCGTCCATGGCCGCGACGTCGAGGGGGGCATACCGGCCGACGTTCCAGACGTAGGGCCGCCGCCAGGGCAGGACGTAGGCCCGCTCGGTCCACAGCGTGTAGCGGTAGGCCTTGCCCGTGGCCGAGAACCGGGAATGGAATCCGGCGGCGACCAGGGCCGCGTCCACGATGGACACGTCGGGCGGGAGCATGGCGTTGAGCACCCGCTGCCAGGGGAGTCCGGCCCTGTCCTCGGGCACGTCCAGATGAGCCACCTGGGCCAGGGCGTGGACCCCGGCGTCGGTGCGCCCCGAACCATGAACCCGCACCAGCCCGCCGCACAGTTTGGCCAGGGCCTCTTCCAGGCAGCCCTGGACCGAACGGCCGCCGCCCGGGGCCTGCAACTGCCAGCCGGCGAACCGCGTGCCGTCGTAGGCGATGGTCAGGCGAAGGCGCGGCATGGGGCGACCATAAACCGGCCGGCGGCCAGGGCGCAACCACCCCGGCCGCCGGCCGAAAAGGCTTGCCGAAACCGGCTACGGGCCGTCCGGGCCGGCGCCGTCCGCCGGCGGCAACTGCATCTTGTTGAGCATTTCCGTAAGGCCGGCCGCTTTCTTGGCTTCCATGTTGTTGAGGATCTCGCCCGCCTGCCGGCCGCGCATGCCCGCCAAAATTCTGACCGCGATGGCGTTGTCCAGGGTCTCCAGGACCTTGGCCGCCTGCTTGGCGTTCATGTTGGAGTAGACGTCGATGAGGTGCTTGAGCTTCTGGTCCTTGACCCCCTTGGCCTCCTCGAGCATGCCCTTGATGCTCGTCTCCATCTCCTTGAGCTTGGCCACGCGGGCGTTGAGGTCGGTTTCCAGGGTTTTGAGCGCCGCCTCGCGCTGGTCGAGTTCGTCCTGGCGCTTGAGCAGGGCCTGGGCATCGGGAGTGGTGGCGGCGGCCGGTTTTTCCGGGGCCTTGGCCGGGGCGGCGGCCGGCGTTTGCGGGGCGGCCGGGGCCTGCTGGGCCAGGGCCGGGGCCGGGCCGGGCATGGGCAGCGGCAGGCTCGGGGCCGCAACCGGAGCGGCGAGCCGGGCCACCGTGCGCGCCGGCGGATCGGGCAGCAGCAGATCGAGGCCCATGAACACGAGGATGCCGAGCTTGACCGCCGCGATCATCACGAACACGCCCAGCACCTTGGTGGCCCGGGGCGCGATGCGGCCGGCCAAGCGCTCCAGGGCGGGCAGCAGGCTAGACGACGGGCGGCTGGTAGCGGACCGAAGCCATTTCGTCGTTTTCCTTTTGCTCGGCGATGTTTTGCTCGATGGCATGGCGCGCCGCCTTCTTTGTTTTGAGTTTGTCCAGGAGTTTTCGGTCCTTGGAACGGGCCACCGCCGCCTCGCGGCAGCGTTCGCGCACCTGCTCCAGTTGCTTGAGCCGAAACTCCGCCTGGGCGATATCCTGGAGCAACCGTTCGCGGTAGGCCCGCCACAGCCAGAAATCGCCGGGCGTGGGATCCTTTTTCTGGGCCATGGAGGCTTCGCGGGCGGCCAGCTCGTTGCGCAGGCGCGACACTTCGCGCTCCTGGGCCTGGCAGGCGGCCATGGCCTTGCCGAGCTCCATCCGGGCCCGCTCCTCGAGCTGGGTACGGATGTCCAGGATGCGTTCGAGATTGAAACGAAACGGCTTGGTCATGCGCCCCCCGCGACGGATTCCCGTCGGTCGCGGGAAAGTGAAGCAATTCCCGGGCCAGCGCCGGCCCTCCCGGGTCAGGCGAGCCCGGCCGCCAACCCGGCCAACTCGCAGCCGACGATGGCCGCGCCGAGAAAGTCGCCGTTGACGCCGCCGTTGCGACGGGCCAGCCGGGCGAGCTTGAAGACCACCAGCCCGGCCAGCAGGCAAGCGACGGCAACCACCCGTCCGCCGGCCAGGACCACGCCCGCAAGCAGCGTGAAGCCCAGGGCGATGGCCGTATTGGCCCGACCCGCCCCGGGCAGGCACAGCGACCCGAGCCCCGGCCGGCCGATGTCGCGGCAGGCCCGCATCAGCGCCACAGCCCCGGCCCGGCCCAGCACCGGCGCGAACGCCAGGACCCAGACCCGCCCCGCGGCCAGGCACTCCCCGGCCAGCAGCATCGCCCCGGCCAGGGCCACGACAATGGCCATGCCGCCAAAGGCGCCGATGCGGCTGTCCTTCATGATGGCGAAAAAACGATCCCCCGTGGCCAGGCTGCCCCAGGCGTCGGCCACGTCGGCGAACCCGTCGATATGCAGGCCCCGCGTGAGCCAGACGTTGGCCACGGCGTAGGCGAAGCCCCCGGCCAGGGGATGGCCGGCGAAAAGCCCCAGGGCCAGGGGCGCGGCCAGGACCAGGCCGAGGGTCGCGCCGACGACCGGGAAAAGCGGCACGCAGGCGGCCATGTCCGGGTCGCGGACCGCCGGCCCCAGGCGCGTCAGGAATCCCATGGCCGCCAGATACTCACGCACGAGCCGCATCCGTCTCCCCGCCCGGCCAGCGAAAGGCCGCCATGTCACCCGTTTTGAGGCCCAGCCGGGCCGCCGCCGAACCGCCGTTGACCGCCAGTTCCAGATAGCCCTGGCTGCCGGCCAAAATCCCCACCTCCCCCGGCCCAAGGTCGGCGTAGGTCCGCA is part of the Solidesulfovibrio sp. genome and encodes:
- the fliJ gene encoding flagellar export protein FliJ — its product is MTKPFRFNLERILDIRTQLEERARMELGKAMAACQAQEREVSRLRNELAAREASMAQKKDPTPGDFWLWRAYRERLLQDIAQAEFRLKQLEQVRERCREAAVARSKDRKLLDKLKTKKAARHAIEQNIAEQKENDEMASVRYQPPVV
- a CDS encoding adenosylcobinamide-GDP ribazoletransferase, whose product is MRLVREYLAAMGFLTRLGPAVRDPDMAACVPLFPVVGATLGLVLAAPLALGLFAGHPLAGGFAYAVANVWLTRGLHIDGFADVADAWGSLATGDRFFAIMKDSRIGAFGGMAIVVALAGAMLLAGECLAAGRVWVLAFAPVLGRAGAVALMRACRDIGRPGLGSLCLPGAGRANTAIALGFTLLAGVVLAGGRVVAVACLLAGLVVFKLARLARRNGGVNGDFLGAAIVGCELAGLAAGLA
- a CDS encoding magnesium transporter MgtE N-terminal domain-containing protein, with the translated sequence MAGRIAPRATKVLGVFVMIAAVKLGILVFMGLDLLLPDPPARTVARLAAPVAAPSLPLPMPGPAPALAQQAPAAPQTPAAAPAKAPEKPAAATTPDAQALLKRQDELDQREAALKTLETDLNARVAKLKEMETSIKGMLEEAKGVKDQKLKHLIDVYSNMNAKQAAKVLETLDNAIAVRILAGMRGRQAGEILNNMEAKKAAGLTEMLNKMQLPPADGAGPDGP
- the truA gene encoding tRNA pseudouridine(38-40) synthase TruA — its product is MPRLRLTIAYDGTRFAGWQLQAPGGGRSVQGCLEEALAKLCGGLVRVHGSGRTDAGVHALAQVAHLDVPEDRAGLPWQRVLNAMLPPDVSIVDAALVAAGFHSRFSATGKAYRYTLWTERAYVLPWRRPYVWNVGRYAPLDVAAMDACAGLFAGFHDFAAFCNAGSDPASTSRLVRSVSRVASPSPQEMAWEFRAEGFLKQMVRNLMGALVEVGRGKVSPEDIRSVLTMGQRRLAPPTAPASGLCLVGVEYASDGRGHKRHLFHQPEAGQG